One Serinus canaria mitochondrion, complete genome genomic window carries:
- the ND3 gene encoding NADH dehydrogenase subunit 3 — protein MNMILFMLTLSFTLSILLTALNFWLAQMNPDPEKLSPYECGFDPLGSARLPFSIRFFLVAILFLLFDLEIALLLPLPWAIQLESPMTTLTWTSILLLLLTLGLIYEWIQGGLEWAE, from the coding sequence ATAAACATAATCCTATTCATACTGACCCTATCATTCACTCTAAGCATCCTACTAACTGCACTAAACTTCTGACTAGCCCAAATAAACCCAGACCCAGAAAAACTATCTCCTTACGAATGTGGATTTGACCCCCTAGGTTCTGCCCGATTACCATTCTCAATCCGATTCTTCCTAGTAGCCATCCTATTCCTCCTTTTCGACCTAGAAATCGCCCTCCTACTACCACTACCATGAGCCATCCAACTAGAATCCCCCATAACCACCTTAACCTGAACCTCCATCCTCCTCCTCCTCCTAACACTAGGGCTCATTTACGAATGAATCCAAGGCGGATTAGAATGAGCAGAATAA
- the ND4L gene encoding NADH dehydrogenase subunit 4L, giving the protein MSYLHLSFYSAFTLSSLGLAFHRTHLISALLCLESMMLSMYVALAMWPIQMQSPSSTILPIIMLTFSACEAGTGLALLVASTRTHGSDHLHNFNLLQC; this is encoded by the coding sequence ATGTCCTACCTACACCTCAGCTTTTACTCAGCTTTCACCCTAAGCAGCCTAGGCCTAGCTTTCCACCGAACCCATCTGATCTCAGCCCTTCTCTGCCTAGAAAGTATAATACTATCCATATATGTGGCACTCGCCATATGACCCATCCAAATACAATCACCATCCTCTACCATTCTACCAATCATCATATTAACATTTTCCGCCTGCGAGGCAGGAACAGGTCTAGCCCTACTAGTTGCCTCCACCCGAACCCACGGTTCAGACCACCTACACAACTTCAACCTCCTACAATGCTAA